The proteins below come from a single Candidatus Methylomirabilota bacterium genomic window:
- a CDS encoding cytochrome c-type biogenesis protein, translating to MRPIALVWIGWLALAVGIASAAAPVSEETVHDVAAQLRCVVCQSLSVADSPSETAHQMKAIIRERLGAGESPEQVKAYFVEKYGTWILLSPPRQGFNLLVWVVPFAGLAGGLVLVLILVRRWSRRSPAPASTPLSAEMRTRIEREMAERES from the coding sequence GTGAGACCGATCGCGCTCGTGTGGATCGGGTGGCTCGCGCTGGCCGTCGGGATCGCGTCCGCGGCGGCCCCGGTGAGCGAGGAGACCGTGCACGACGTGGCGGCCCAGCTGCGCTGCGTGGTCTGCCAGAGCCTGTCGGTGGCGGACTCGCCGTCGGAGACCGCGCACCAGATGAAGGCGATCATCCGCGAGCGGCTGGGCGCCGGCGAGAGCCCCGAGCAGGTGAAGGCCTACTTCGTCGAGAAGTACGGCACATGGATCCTGCTCTCGCCCCCGCGCCAGGGCTTCAACCTGCTCGTGTGGGTCGTGCCGTTCGCGGGCCTGGCGGGTGGCCTCGTGCTGGTGCTGATCCTGGTCCGGCGCTGGAGCCGCCGGTCCCCCGCGCCGGCCTCGACGCCGCTGAGCGCCGAGATGCGCACGCGCATCGAGCGCGAGATGGCCGAGCGCGAGTCGTGA
- a CDS encoding ATPase, T2SS/T4P/T4SS family: MDTLEIQPNSLRLGQILTRERVITPDVLREAMARALRERLRLGETLVVMGAATTSDILRALATQQGMAFLAADELPSTPPALKELSPKYLRQYVACPIAVEAGTVTVATADPTNPQLLDDLQQLLGLTVKLCVAPAPAILEAIERAYGANTALQKIVEGMGGSATAHHAEPEEDVNHLRDMAFEAPVVRLVNLLIDGALAADASDIHIEPFEDSLRVRYRIDGLLYDQEAPPRRLQAALTSRIKIMAELNIAERRLPQDGRIRVTGQGGR; the protein is encoded by the coding sequence TTGGACACCTTGGAGATCCAGCCGAACTCGCTTCGCCTCGGCCAAATCCTCACCCGGGAACGCGTGATCACCCCGGACGTCCTGCGGGAAGCCATGGCCCGAGCGTTGCGGGAGCGCCTCCGCCTGGGTGAGACCCTGGTGGTCATGGGTGCCGCCACCACGTCCGACATCCTCCGGGCGCTGGCCACCCAGCAGGGCATGGCGTTCCTGGCTGCCGACGAGCTGCCCTCGACCCCGCCCGCGCTCAAGGAGCTGTCGCCCAAGTACCTGCGCCAGTACGTCGCCTGCCCCATCGCGGTCGAGGCCGGCACGGTCACGGTGGCGACGGCGGATCCGACCAACCCGCAGCTGCTCGACGATCTCCAGCAGCTGCTCGGCCTGACCGTCAAGCTGTGCGTGGCGCCGGCCCCCGCCATCCTCGAGGCCATCGAGCGGGCCTACGGGGCCAATACCGCGCTGCAGAAAATCGTCGAGGGCATGGGCGGTTCGGCCACCGCGCATCACGCCGAGCCCGAGGAGGACGTCAACCACCTCCGCGACATGGCCTTCGAGGCGCCGGTGGTGCGCCTCGTCAACCTGCTCATCGACGGGGCGCTGGCCGCGGACGCCTCCGACATCCACATCGAGCCGTTCGAGGACAGCCTGCGCGTCCGCTACCGGATCGACGGACTGCTCTACGACCAGGAGGCGCCGCCCCGCCGGCTGCAGGCCGCGCTCACCTCGCGGATCAAGATCATGGCGGAGCTGAACATCGCCGAGCGGCGGCTGCCCCAGGACGGGCGCATCCGGGTGACCGGGCAGGGCGGACGG
- a CDS encoding heme lyase CcmF/NrfE family subunit, whose translation MTPELGYAATVAALVLAVYGAGAAAWSARTGRPDLRASAERAAISVWVLITACMLVLVSAFLNFDFSVRYVANNTNLGTPYYYRITALWGALEGSIILWAWMLSLYTLIMVTRYRRTQPQLYPWALAVMLSISAFFLLVMTVPAPPFERLSPIPVDGRGLNPLLEDSGMITHPVALYLGFTGFTVPFAFAMAALIVGRTGDEWITITRRWTIVAWYFLSLGLLIGGWWSYHVLGWGGYWAWDPVENAAFMPWLTATAFLHSVMIQERRRMLKLWNLTLIILTFSLTLFGTFLTRSGIIGSVHAFSQGSVGQFFLGFLALVMLGAFSLLAWRLDRLRAQGELDSVVSRESAFLLNNLFLVAAAFTVFFGTVFPLLSEALRGTKVSVGAPFFNLVNIPIFLALIFLMGVGPLIAWRRASAENLRRNFLKPVLIGIAGAAVCRALGVANALVLLCLALVVFVAATIVLDFARAARARRRTGDGWLEATWGLALRQNRRYGGFVVHLGILVIALGVAGSQAWSTQTEATLNRGESLTLAGYTIRFDGLQAAEESNHFKVVGTFTVSDRKGPFTVLTPAKKFYPQEQTPIAAVDYRLGFLEDLYLVLGEFARDGSHATIKIQVNRMVSWLWIGGLLLTLGTVLAIAPERRRAPAPVRAGERAAA comes from the coding sequence ATGACGCCCGAGCTCGGCTACGCCGCGACCGTCGCCGCGCTGGTGCTGGCCGTCTATGGCGCGGGGGCGGCAGCGTGGAGCGCGCGCACCGGTCGTCCGGACCTGCGCGCCTCCGCGGAGCGCGCCGCCATCTCCGTGTGGGTGCTGATCACCGCGTGCATGCTCGTGCTGGTATCGGCCTTCCTCAACTTCGACTTCTCGGTGCGGTACGTGGCCAACAACACCAACCTCGGCACGCCGTACTACTACCGCATCACCGCGCTGTGGGGCGCGCTCGAGGGCTCGATCATCCTGTGGGCGTGGATGCTCTCGCTCTACACCCTCATCATGGTGACGCGCTATCGCCGCACCCAGCCGCAGCTCTACCCCTGGGCGCTCGCGGTGATGCTCTCGATCTCCGCCTTCTTCCTGCTCGTGATGACCGTCCCCGCGCCGCCCTTCGAGCGCCTCTCACCGATACCAGTAGACGGCCGGGGTCTCAATCCGCTCCTCGAGGACTCTGGAATGATCACCCACCCGGTGGCCCTCTACCTCGGGTTCACCGGCTTCACGGTGCCGTTCGCCTTCGCGATGGCGGCCCTCATCGTGGGCCGCACCGGCGACGAGTGGATCACGATCACCCGGCGCTGGACGATCGTGGCGTGGTACTTCCTCTCCCTCGGCCTGCTCATCGGCGGCTGGTGGAGCTACCACGTGCTGGGCTGGGGCGGGTACTGGGCGTGGGACCCGGTGGAGAACGCGGCGTTCATGCCGTGGCTCACCGCGACCGCGTTCCTGCACTCGGTGATGATCCAGGAGCGGCGGCGCATGCTCAAGCTCTGGAATCTCACCCTGATCATCCTGACCTTCAGCCTCACGCTCTTCGGCACCTTCCTCACCCGCTCCGGGATCATCGGATCCGTCCACGCCTTCAGCCAGGGATCGGTCGGCCAGTTCTTCCTGGGCTTCCTGGCCCTGGTGATGCTGGGCGCCTTCTCGCTCCTCGCCTGGCGCCTCGACCGGCTGCGTGCGCAGGGCGAGCTCGACTCGGTCGTCTCGCGCGAATCCGCCTTCCTGCTCAACAACCTGTTCCTGGTCGCGGCGGCCTTCACGGTGTTCTTCGGCACCGTGTTCCCGCTGCTCTCGGAGGCGCTCCGCGGCACGAAGGTGAGCGTGGGCGCGCCGTTCTTCAACCTGGTGAACATCCCGATCTTCCTGGCCCTGATCTTCCTCATGGGCGTGGGTCCGCTCATCGCGTGGCGGCGCGCGTCCGCCGAGAACCTGCGGCGCAACTTCCTCAAGCCGGTGCTGATCGGCATCGCGGGCGCCGCGGTCTGCCGGGCGCTCGGGGTCGCCAACGCGCTGGTGCTGCTCTGCCTGGCCCTCGTGGTGTTCGTGGCCGCCACCATCGTGCTCGACTTCGCGCGCGCCGCGCGCGCCCGTCGGCGCACCGGCGACGGCTGGCTCGAGGCCACGTGGGGGCTCGCCCTGCGCCAGAACCGGCGCTACGGGGGGTTCGTGGTGCACCTGGGCATCCTGGTGATCGCCCTCGGCGTCGCGGGCTCGCAGGCCTGGTCGACCCAGACCGAAGCCACCCTCAACCGCGGCGAGAGCCTCACCCTGGCCGGCTACACCATCCGCTTCGACGGCCTGCAGGCCGCCGAGGAGTCGAACCACTTCAAGGTCGTCGGGACGTTCACGGTGTCCGACCGCAAGGGACCGTTCACGGTGCTGACTCCGGCCAAGAAGTTCTATCCGCAGGAGCAGACGCCGATCGCGGCGGTGGACTATCGCCTGGGCTTCCTCGAGGACCTCTACCTGGTGCTCGGCGAGTTCGCGCGCGACGGCTCGCACGCCACGATCAAGATCCAGGTCAACCGCATGGTGTCGTGGCTCTGGATCGGCGGCCTGCTCCTCACCCTCGGCACCGTGCTGGCGATCGCGCCCGAGCGGCGGCGGGCGCCCGCGCCGGTGCGCGCGGGCGAGCGCGCGGCCGCATGA
- a CDS encoding tetratricopeptide repeat protein produces the protein MSGLQAVLIVAIALPALAVALWPLGRRRPDRAPAAFARADYDRRLELDEEKTALYRALRELEFDHEAGHLSDGDHQSLRERYEARAAALITELDALGGPVERERPPAAPAPAAPSPASPRAPWTRQPAVLAAGAVVLVIFGVVIGVNAGRYTERDQSFTPPGARLPVPGPPPSPVGPPMARLEPGKPIPPEMLAGMLQAARQSLVEGRYSEAIAAYQAVLKRDTKNVDAMTHLGLIVAIGGHADSALETFSKALDIDPKYAPAYLYRGQVLYEQKQDYAGAVQSWERFMALVPTGEDRDRVAALVEDAKSKQRAH, from the coding sequence GTGAGCGGGCTGCAGGCCGTGCTGATCGTCGCGATCGCGCTGCCCGCGCTGGCCGTCGCGCTCTGGCCGCTCGGGCGCCGCCGGCCCGACCGCGCGCCGGCGGCTTTCGCGCGCGCGGACTACGACCGCCGGCTCGAGCTCGACGAGGAGAAGACCGCGCTCTACCGCGCCCTGCGCGAGCTCGAGTTCGACCACGAGGCCGGGCATCTCTCCGATGGCGACCATCAGAGCCTGCGCGAGCGCTACGAGGCGCGCGCCGCCGCGCTGATCACCGAGCTGGACGCGCTCGGCGGCCCCGTGGAGCGCGAGCGCCCGCCCGCAGCTCCCGCGCCGGCGGCACCATCGCCCGCGAGCCCCCGGGCCCCGTGGACCCGACAGCCGGCGGTGCTGGCGGCCGGCGCGGTGGTGCTGGTGATCTTCGGCGTGGTGATCGGCGTCAACGCGGGCCGTTACACCGAGCGTGATCAGTCCTTCACCCCGCCCGGCGCGCGCCTGCCGGTGCCCGGCCCGCCGCCGTCGCCGGTGGGTCCGCCCATGGCCCGGCTCGAGCCGGGCAAGCCGATCCCGCCCGAGATGCTGGCCGGCATGCTGCAGGCCGCGCGTCAGAGCCTCGTCGAGGGCCGCTACTCGGAGGCGATCGCGGCGTACCAGGCGGTGCTCAAGCGCGATACGAAGAACGTGGACGCCATGACGCACCTGGGCCTGATCGTGGCGATCGGCGGACACGCCGACAGCGCGCTCGAGACCTTCTCGAAGGCGCTGGACATCGACCCGAAGTACGCCCCCGCGTATCTCTACCGCGGCCAGGTGCTGTACGAGCAGAAGCAGGACTACGCGGGAGCGGTGCAGTCCTGGGAGCGCTTCATGGCCCTCGTCCCCACCGGCGAGGACCGCGACCGGGTCGCCGCGCTGGTCGAGGACGCCAAGAGCAAGCAGCGCGCGCACTGA
- a CDS encoding TlpA disulfide reductase family protein, whose amino-acid sequence MSRRSRLLRWLIPLAVVPVLALLAYGFRTDPREIPSPLVGKPASPFRLTAFDGQPVSLDALKGRVVVVNFWSSWCYPACYEEAPSLERAWKAYKDRGVMLVGVNFQDKDEPARRFLTQFGHTFPNAPDPSGRVSVDYGVYGVPETYFIDRRGRVRFKQVGPVSDDLLKRQIETLLAEAA is encoded by the coding sequence ATGAGCCGGCGCTCCCGCCTCCTGCGCTGGCTCATCCCGCTGGCGGTCGTCCCGGTGCTCGCGCTGCTGGCCTATGGCTTCCGCACCGATCCCCGCGAGATTCCCTCGCCGCTCGTGGGCAAGCCCGCCTCACCGTTCCGGCTGACCGCCTTCGACGGCCAGCCGGTGTCGCTCGACGCCTTGAAGGGCCGGGTGGTGGTCGTCAACTTCTGGTCCTCGTGGTGCTATCCGGCGTGCTACGAGGAGGCCCCGAGCCTGGAGCGGGCCTGGAAGGCCTACAAGGATCGCGGCGTGATGCTGGTCGGGGTCAACTTCCAGGACAAGGACGAGCCGGCCCGTCGGTTTCTCACCCAGTTCGGCCACACGTTCCCGAACGCGCCCGATCCGTCGGGGCGCGTCTCGGTGGACTACGGCGTCTACGGCGTGCCCGAGACCTACTTCATCGATCGCCGGGGGCGCGTGCGCTTCAAGCAGGTGGGCCCGGTGAGCGACGATCTGCTCAAGCGCCAGATCGAGACGCTCCTGGCGGAGGCCGCGTGA
- a CDS encoding cytochrome c maturation protein CcmE, whose amino-acid sequence MSRKTRFVAGGLVIVAALAYLLYTGVSQSVVYFVTPAELGAAPVPGKAYRLGGMVLPGTLTWDPKSLDLRFTLSDGQASVPVRHRGTPPDLFAESRGAVVEGTWSRDGYFQATTILAKHSEEYKAPHDANQAGYKELLKTLRGSDGR is encoded by the coding sequence GTGAGCCGCAAGACCCGATTCGTCGCGGGGGGGCTCGTCATCGTGGCCGCGCTCGCCTATCTCCTCTACACCGGGGTGAGCCAATCCGTCGTCTACTTCGTCACCCCCGCCGAGCTGGGCGCCGCGCCGGTGCCCGGCAAGGCGTATCGTCTGGGCGGGATGGTGCTGCCGGGCACGCTCACATGGGACCCGAAGAGCCTGGACCTGCGCTTCACGCTCTCCGACGGGCAGGCGTCGGTCCCGGTGCGGCATCGCGGCACGCCGCCCGATCTCTTCGCGGAGAGCCGCGGCGCGGTGGTCGAGGGCACGTGGAGCCGCGACGGCTACTTCCAGGCCACCACGATCCTCGCCAAGCACTCCGAGGAGTACAAGGCCCCGCACGACGCCAATCAAGCCGGCTACAAAGAATTGCTCAAAACGCTGCGAGGGTCCGATGGACGGTAG
- a CDS encoding lytic transglycosylase domain-containing protein, producing the protein MLAVASPLGLPIPSATAGTARVVDGDGVVHWTNVPADPRYHGLPGTTGTSTGWLRFPDRARRDHAADIQEISRRFGVSPTLVRAIVRAESGFDAAAVSAKGAGGLMQLMPQTASALGVADRFDPRENITGGVRHLRYLLDRYRGSVPLALAAYNAGERPVDVHRGIPPYPETQQYVRRVMLEAGLKDTAVAPSVLYRFVGPDETITYSNIRPTSKDVRLRPRRDP; encoded by the coding sequence ATGCTCGCCGTCGCCAGCCCGCTCGGGCTGCCGATCCCCTCGGCGACCGCGGGCACTGCGCGGGTGGTCGACGGTGATGGCGTGGTGCACTGGACCAACGTCCCGGCCGACCCGCGGTACCATGGCCTGCCCGGCACCACCGGCACCAGCACGGGTTGGCTCCGGTTCCCCGACCGCGCCCGACGCGACCACGCCGCCGACATCCAGGAGATCTCACGACGCTTCGGCGTGAGCCCGACCCTCGTGCGGGCCATCGTGCGTGCCGAATCAGGCTTCGACGCGGCCGCGGTGTCCGCCAAGGGCGCCGGCGGCCTGATGCAGCTGATGCCGCAGACCGCGTCGGCCCTGGGCGTGGCCGATCGCTTCGACCCGCGGGAGAACATCACCGGCGGGGTCCGGCACCTGCGCTACCTGCTCGATCGCTACCGGGGCAGCGTGCCGCTCGCGCTGGCGGCCTACAATGCAGGCGAGAGACCCGTCGATGTCCATCGGGGGATCCCGCCCTATCCCGAGACGCAGCAGTACGTGCGTCGCGTGATGCTCGAGGCGGGACTGAAGGACACCGCGGTAGCCCCAAGCGTGCTCTACCGCTTCGTGGGTCCCGACGAGACGATCACCTACAGCAACATCCGCCCGACCTCGAAGGACGTCAGGCTCCGGCCGCGCCGCGATCCCTAA
- the ccmC gene encoding heme ABC transporter permease CcmC: MTITRILGWLAAIGLIAGLAAGFGYAPREAIQGNVQRIMYLHVPSVLTSYLAFGLVLIGSIAYLATRRAGWDRLAGAAGELGVLFTGLTIVTGSIWGKPTWGTWWTWDARLTSTAVLFCVYVGYLLLRSLIEDPDARGRYAAVVGVLGAVNIPIVHFSVKWWRALHQPSTILGPEPSPIDPAIGLALFVNWIAFTLLFVYFLSRRMEIARLEEQM, encoded by the coding sequence ATGACGATCACGCGGATCCTCGGCTGGCTGGCCGCGATCGGTCTGATCGCGGGCCTCGCGGCCGGCTTCGGCTACGCCCCGCGCGAGGCGATCCAGGGCAACGTACAGCGCATCATGTACCTGCACGTGCCGTCGGTGCTCACCTCCTACCTGGCCTTCGGCCTGGTGCTGATCGGCAGCATCGCGTACCTGGCCACGCGGCGCGCCGGCTGGGACCGGCTCGCCGGTGCCGCCGGCGAGCTCGGCGTGCTCTTCACCGGGCTCACCATCGTGACGGGCTCGATCTGGGGCAAGCCGACCTGGGGCACCTGGTGGACGTGGGACGCGCGGCTCACCTCGACCGCCGTGCTCTTCTGCGTTTACGTGGGGTATCTCCTGCTGCGCAGCCTCATCGAGGATCCCGACGCCCGGGGCCGCTACGCGGCGGTGGTCGGCGTCCTCGGCGCGGTGAACATCCCGATCGTGCATTTCTCGGTGAAGTGGTGGCGGGCGCTGCACCAGCCCTCCACGATCCTCGGGCCCGAGCCCTCGCCGATCGACCCCGCGATCGGGCTCGCCCTCTTCGTCAACTGGATCGCCTTCACGCTACTCTTCGTCTACTTCCTGTCCCGGCGGATGGAGATCGCCCGCCTCGAGGAGCAGATGTGA